In Electrophorus electricus isolate fEleEle1 chromosome 10, fEleEle1.pri, whole genome shotgun sequence, the genomic window TGTGCGTTCACGCAGTCAGATCAGTGCCCTGTAATAAGTCAGTAGTATGTGAGAGTGGTTCCACCTGCTGTAAAAGAGAAGATGGTGACTGGGCTTGCTGTCCACTACCGGAGGTACCCCATACCAAACCGTGTATTGTAACATGTAACATCACATGACCATATAAtagcacactaacactgcaTTGTCATTTTGCATTACATCCAGTACATTCTAagacacggtgtgtgtgtgtatgtgtgtgtgtgcatgtgtgtatgtgcacatttgtgtatttcaggCGGTGTGTTGTGAGGACCACATCCATTGCTGTCCTCATAACACAGTGTGTGACCTTTCGGAGGGCATGTGTGATGATTCTGCAGACCCTTTGACCTCTGTTGACTGGGTGGAGAAAGTGCCTGCCTTCCTAATTGTCCCACAACCTCTCAATCAAAAATGCGACTCATCTACGTCATGTCCTGATGGAGCGACCTGCTGTAAAATGGTGTCTGCAGCCTGGGGTTGCTGCCCTCTTCCACAggtgaacaacacacacacacacacgcacgcatagtATTTGGAACACCTGGCTTATGAAGAGCAAATTTGTTCTCGTCTTATTGAGTTAAATAggttaatgtttttctttcgtgtgcatgtgtgtatatcttTTCTAGGCAGTATGCTGTGAGGACCACCTCCACTGCTGCCCAAACAACACTGTGTGTAATGTGGCTGCGAGCACGTGCGACAGCATCACAGATGAGGGTCCCCACCTGGCAATTCCTTGGGTGACCAAGATGCCTGCTCCATCCCTGCTAGCCCAGACCGACCAGTGTGATGACACGTACCTCTGCCCGGGGGGCACTACATGCTGCAGGCAAAAATCAGGGGCCTGGGCCTGCTGTCCCCTGCCCCaggtatgtatacacacacacaagtgcagatCACACTTTGAAAATCTAGGGAAGTGCCTAAGTATGTTTCTAAAATTGTTGGacactgttctgttctctaATTTCGCacatttgttttaatctgtactggtgttctctctctctctcatctctctcatctctcgaaccccccaccaccccttAGGCTGTTTGCTGTGACGATCTGCAGCATTGCTGCCCTCAGGGCTACACGTGTGACATCGCTCAGGAATCCTGCGAGCACCCTTCCCTCCCCAGCATGCCCTGGGTCAACAAGCGCCCAGCGCTAAGCATGACTCAGCACTCTGATGCTATCGCTAATGCTAGCTCCAGTGAAGCAGCAAGTGTCGTGCAGCACGAGCACTGGTGTGACAAGCATACGAGCTGCCCCAGAGACAACACCTGCTGCTACATGACTAAGTTCAGCAAGTGGGGCTGTTGCCCTCTGCCCCAGGTTAGATCCACACACTCCCATGATCAGATCCGTGCATTCACCCACATGCCCCCAGTGCGTGCTAAGCTCAGGCAAAAAAGTGTCCTCTCAGATCAATTAAATTCCACTCAGTGGAGGACCCAGGGAGGCATGCTACTGCTGTTGCCTGACAGAAAAGCCCTAATTTCATTTTGCCTGCTGGTAAAACtcccatttttctctttcttgcacTGTGCTACGTGCAGTTGGCTTCCGTTTCTCACCagtgtgttgactggatgtaaaattgctgtgtagtgtgttgattgtaaagtgcCCTTGGGTACTAAGAAAGACACTATATAAGCATAACTTCATAAAACATATAATAAATTACACTTCAGAGTATGTACTCCTTATATACACAGAACATAGGCTGTCTCtaaaaattctctctctctctctctctctctctctctctctctctctctctctctctctctctctctctctctctctctctctctctctctctctctctctctctctctctctctctctctctctctctctctctctctctctctctctctctctctctccaggctgTGTGCTGTGGAGATGGTGATCACTGTTGTCCCAGAGGTTACACCTGTGACGAGAAGAAGCCCACATGCATTATAGGTCACCTGGAGATTCCGTGGTTCAGCAAAAAGGAGGCCAAAAAGACTCAGGGGTCAGAAATCGCATTCAGCGACGTGAAGTGTGACCCAAAGACCAGCTGCGCAGAAGGTTCCACCTGTTGCAGGTTATCCACAGGGCAGTGGGGCTGCTGCCCTCtgctaaaggtgtgtgtggcagcttGCTGTTCGCTTTAAACATCAGGAGCACAGATTTCAgcttgtgtgactgtgtatctACAGCTTTATGCACTtaattgtgtgtctctgtgtggaGGGTCATTTAATTATAGCACTAGAACAAAAGTTCTGTTTCAAATCATGAATTGATGGTTTTGCTTtttcacccaaaaaaaaaaaagtcacaaaaaatATTGTAACATATAAACTTTTATATGAGCTAATGAATCCGCAGCCTAGCATGCCTGGAACATCAGTAGAAGGCAGGAGATCCACCCCTAATGCTGGATTTCTCTCTGTGTAGGCCGTGTGTTGTGAGGATCACAAACACTGCTGTCCACAGGGATACACCTGTGACCTGCAGACCGGCACGTGCGTCAAACCATCTGACCCGCGCGCCGTCACACACTTGCTCATGCATGCAGATGGGCCTGAgggggtggtgtgtgatgtgacGAGCCGGTGCTCCAAGACTGAGACCTGCTGTCAAATATCAGACACTGAGTGGGCCTGCTGTCCATTCAAGCAGGTAATATTTCCCCGCTGAACCTGTGCTAGCTATATATCCAGCCGACCATGCTAGCTGCTATGATTATATATCACCAATAGTTACTTGCTTTAGTATAATTTCTTTGGTAAAATATCGCTACACTGTATACTACAGTGGCAGTGATACAGAAAATACTTTCTCCTTCTGGGTATACAATCTCATTTCAACATGGATTTTCCTTCCAAATTTGATTGTCAAGTTGAAGTTTGGTTGAAAAGCAACCAGTTCACAATTATGAAGAACTGAACGAAGTATGTTGACATTTTGCAGTTCAGGTTGAACTTTGAGGCTGACAAATGCTGATGAGCCCAGTTCCATCTGGGAAGGGTTTCATTATTACAGacagattattttaatttgatagTTGTTGGTCTTTTTTCCTAtcttccccctcttctctctcaatCGCGCtctttctcaatctctctctcacttacttcttttctctctctacatctctctagGCGGTGTGTTGTAAAGACATGAAGCACTGCTGCCCTATGGGATATGCCTGTGACACAAAAA contains:
- the grnb gene encoding granulin b, with the protein product MHKKVCVVVCVMSVCAALICPDGNMCEEGNTCCQKPSGGYGCCPLPNAECCSDHLHCCYEGTWCDLVHFKCVNKTHTLDWVKRVPAQQSSLPRAVVCPDQESECPDDTTCCQMPSGNWGCCPMPNAVCCEDKRHCCPQSTTCDLAHSRCVSPTLGSTPLWRKLPARPRAREKTRAVQCADKFSKCPDDTTCCPLGNGSYGCCPLPKAVCCSDHMHCCPEGMSCDLIHSTCNSANETKPWATKIQPVFHPKTTVRSVPCNKSVVCESGSTCCKREDGDWACCPLPEAVCCEDHIHCCPHNTVCDLSEGMCDDSADPLTSVDWVEKVPAFLIVPQPLNQKCDSSTSCPDGATCCKMVSAAWGCCPLPQAVCCEDHLHCCPNNTVCNVAASTCDSITDEGPHLAIPWVTKMPAPSLLAQTDQCDDTYLCPGGTTCCRQKSGAWACCPLPQAVCCDDLQHCCPQGYTCDIAQESCEHPSLPSMPWVNKRPALSMTQHSDAIANASSSEAASVVQHEHWCDKHTSCPRDNTCCYMTKFSKWGCCPLPQAVCCGDGDHCCPRGYTCDEKKPTCIIGHLEIPWFSKKEAKKTQGSEIAFSDVKCDPKTSCAEGSTCCRLSTGQWGCCPLLKAVCCEDHKHCCPQGYTCDLQTGTCVKPSDPRAVTHLLMHADGPEGVVCDVTSRCSKTETCCQISDTEWACCPFKQAVCCKDMKHCCPMGYACDTKTKGCTRVPSLTWWDNSL